One genomic region from Loxodonta africana isolate mLoxAfr1 chromosome 17, mLoxAfr1.hap2, whole genome shotgun sequence encodes:
- the LOC111751332 gene encoding cbp/p300-interacting transactivator 4-like: MGARNDPPPPASDLAPVTSLSQPSPTRPTPVNLEPRPLLAVLPSLRIPEPCHPPPDPPRWWGARRNPLSPGPGSGAKTRPRLDAPAPVPKPPRLPSCVRSAGAALLTHLARDTFDCPPQNFPTEVL; this comes from the exons ATGGGAGCTCGAAATGACCCGCCGCCTCCAGCCTCCGATCTAGCACCTGTCACTTCGCTCAGCCAACCGAGCCCCACCCGCCCGACACCTGTCAACCTGGAGCCGCGACCCCTCCTGGCTGTCCTCCCCTCGCTCCGGATCCCGGAGCCCTGTCACCCTCCTCCAGACCCTCCGCGGTGGTGGGGGGCAAGGAGGAACCCTCTTTCGCCGGGACCGGGATCCGGggcaaagacgcgcccccgccTAGATGCCCCGGCGCCGGTCCCGAAGCCCCCTCGGCTCCCTTCCTGCGTTCGCTCTGCGGGGGCGGCTCTGCTCACTCACCTGGCCAGAG ATACTTTTGATTGCCCACCTCAGAACTTCCCAACTGAAGTACTTTGA